From Coffea arabica cultivar ET-39 chromosome 2e, Coffea Arabica ET-39 HiFi, whole genome shotgun sequence, the proteins below share one genomic window:
- the LOC113732437 gene encoding beta-glucosidase 11 isoform X2, with translation MWKQKQRSLMDSSAPLIILLMLLMLLQLLAVMAIARVENFTRSDFPVDFIFGAGSSAFQVEGAAREDGRTPSIWDTFVYANKGLSHGASGDIACDQYHKYKEDVQHMVDTGLEAYRFSISWSRLIPDGRGRVNPKGLEYYNNLINELLMHGIQPHVTLFHFDTPQVLEDEYGGWLSRKIVNDFTAYADVCFKEFGDRVLYWTTINEGNVFAMGGYDNGISPPGRCSFPFGLNCSKGNSITEPYIAGHNMLLAHSSAVKLYYKKHKATQHGFVGLNIYAPWFSPYSNATEDIIATQRAIDFYIGWFLHPMVFGDYPDIIKKNAGTKIPALTPRESRLLKGSFDFIGLNHYLTLYVKDSPSSLNVNIRDIVADMGLSTLVEPEDAPDNQNDDTSSSLSGILEYLRNVYANLPTYIHENGKGTERNGTLNDTSRVKYMYSYIRTLLDAIKNGSNTKGYFLWSLLDGFEPIGGYTTSFGLYYVDLDDKQLKRYPKLSAHWYSNFLKGRTIKPDEINEVVNEIFVSSTSKASDQ, from the exons ATGTGGAAACAGAAACAGAGGAGTCTTATGGATTCTTCTGCTCCTCTGATTATACTGCTAATGTTGCTAATGCTGTTGCAACTTCTGGCTGTAATGGCAATAGCCAGAGTGGAGAATTTTACAAGATCAGACTTCCCAGTTGACTTTATCTTTGGTGCCGGCAGTTCAGCATTTCAA GTAGAGGGGGCTGCCCGTGAAGATGGAAGGACGCCTAGCATTTGGGATACCTTCGTTTATGCCAATAAGG GGCTTTCTCATGGAGCCTCCGGAGACATAGCTTGTGATCAGTATCACAAATACAAG GAAGATGTTCAACACATGGTAGACACAGGTCTGGAGGCTTACAGATTCTCTATTTCCTGGTCAAGACTTATTCCTG ATGGAAGAGGCCGTGTCAACCCCAAAGGTTTAGAATATTACAACAATCTTATTAATGAACTCCTAATGCATG GAATTCAGCCACATGTCACGCTTTTTCACTTTGATACCCCTCAAGTTCTTGAAGATGAATATGGGGGATGGCTCAGTCGGAAGATAGT GAACGACTTTACCGCCTATGCTGATGTGTGCTTCAAGGAATTTGGAGACAGGGTTCTGTATTGGACTACCATAAATGAGGGTAATGTATTTGCCATGGGTGGTTATGATAATGGAATCTCACCCCCAGGGCGCTGCTCTTTTCCATTTGGACTGAACTGCTCCAAGGGTAATTCCATAACTGAGCCATATATTGCTGGTCACAACATGTTGCTGGCACATTCATCTGCTGTGAAGCTATACTACAAAAAGCATAAG GCGACTCAACATGGTTTTGTGGGACTAAACATCTACGCTCCTTGGTTTTCTCCATATTCTAATGCTACAGAAGATATAATTGCAACTCAAAGAGCCATTGATTTTTACATTGGTTG GTTTCTCCATCCAATGGTGTTTGGAGACTATCCTGACATCATAAAGAAGAATGCTGGCACAAAGATTCCAGCGCTAACTCCACGTGAATCTAGGCTACTTAAGGGCTCATTCGACTTTATAGGGCTGAACCATTATTTAACACTCTACGTCAAGGACAGTCCTAGCAGCCTTAATGTGAATATCAGGGACATAGTTGCTGATATGGGATTAAGCACTCTGG tTGAGCCAGAAGATGCACCAGATAATCAG AATGATGATACATCATCCAGTCTATCCGGAATTCTGGAGTATCTCAGGAATGTATATGCCAATTTGCCTACTTATATCCATGAAAATG GTAAAGGAACTGAGCGCAATGGAACACTAAACGACACATCAAGGGTGAAATATATGTATTCATATATCAGGACCTTGCTTGATGCTATAAA AAATGGATCAAATACAAAAGGGTACTTCCTCTGGTCTTTGCTAGATGGTTTCGAGCCAATAGGCGGCTATACAACCAGCTTCGGCCTGTACTACGTTGATTTGGACGACAAGCAATTGAAAAGATACCCAAAGCTCTCAGCACACTGGTACTCCAATTTCCTCAAGGGAAGAACCATCAAGCCTGATGAGATAAATGAAGTTGTAAATGAAATCTTTGTCTCTTCGACATCGAAAGCCTCTGATCAGTGA
- the LOC113732437 gene encoding beta-glucosidase 11 isoform X3 — translation MEGRLAFGIPSFMPIREDVQHMVDTGLEAYRFSISWSRLIPDGRGRVNPKGLEYYNNLINELLMHGIQPHVTLFHFDTPQVLEDEYGGWLSRKIVNDFTAYADVCFKEFGDRVLYWTTINEGNVFAMGGYDNGISPPGRCSFPFGLNCSKGNSITEPYIAGHNMLLAHSSAVKLYYKKHKATQHGFVGLNIYAPWFSPYSNATEDIIATQRAIDFYIGWFLHPMVFGDYPDIIKKNAGTKIPALTPRESRLLKGSFDFIGLNHYLTLYVKDSPSSLNVNIRDIVADMGLSTLGMCRTCAVSLHFEPEDAPDNQNDDTSSSLSGILEYLRNVYANLPTYIHENGKGTERNGTLNDTSRVKYMYSYIRTLLDAIKNGSNTKGYFLWSLLDGFEPIGGYTTSFGLYYVDLDDKQLKRYPKLSAHWYSNFLKGRTIKPDEINEVVNEIFVSSTSKASDQ, via the exons ATGGAAGGACGCCTAGCATTTGGGATACCTTCGTTTATGCCAATAAGG GAAGATGTTCAACACATGGTAGACACAGGTCTGGAGGCTTACAGATTCTCTATTTCCTGGTCAAGACTTATTCCTG ATGGAAGAGGCCGTGTCAACCCCAAAGGTTTAGAATATTACAACAATCTTATTAATGAACTCCTAATGCATG GAATTCAGCCACATGTCACGCTTTTTCACTTTGATACCCCTCAAGTTCTTGAAGATGAATATGGGGGATGGCTCAGTCGGAAGATAGT GAACGACTTTACCGCCTATGCTGATGTGTGCTTCAAGGAATTTGGAGACAGGGTTCTGTATTGGACTACCATAAATGAGGGTAATGTATTTGCCATGGGTGGTTATGATAATGGAATCTCACCCCCAGGGCGCTGCTCTTTTCCATTTGGACTGAACTGCTCCAAGGGTAATTCCATAACTGAGCCATATATTGCTGGTCACAACATGTTGCTGGCACATTCATCTGCTGTGAAGCTATACTACAAAAAGCATAAG GCGACTCAACATGGTTTTGTGGGACTAAACATCTACGCTCCTTGGTTTTCTCCATATTCTAATGCTACAGAAGATATAATTGCAACTCAAAGAGCCATTGATTTTTACATTGGTTG GTTTCTCCATCCAATGGTGTTTGGAGACTATCCTGACATCATAAAGAAGAATGCTGGCACAAAGATTCCAGCGCTAACTCCACGTGAATCTAGGCTACTTAAGGGCTCATTCGACTTTATAGGGCTGAACCATTATTTAACACTCTACGTCAAGGACAGTCCTAGCAGCCTTAATGTGAATATCAGGGACATAGTTGCTGATATGGGATTAAGCACTCTGGGTATGTGTCGCACATGTGCTGTGAGCTTGCATT tTGAGCCAGAAGATGCACCAGATAATCAG AATGATGATACATCATCCAGTCTATCCGGAATTCTGGAGTATCTCAGGAATGTATATGCCAATTTGCCTACTTATATCCATGAAAATG GTAAAGGAACTGAGCGCAATGGAACACTAAACGACACATCAAGGGTGAAATATATGTATTCATATATCAGGACCTTGCTTGATGCTATAAA AAATGGATCAAATACAAAAGGGTACTTCCTCTGGTCTTTGCTAGATGGTTTCGAGCCAATAGGCGGCTATACAACCAGCTTCGGCCTGTACTACGTTGATTTGGACGACAAGCAATTGAAAAGATACCCAAAGCTCTCAGCACACTGGTACTCCAATTTCCTCAAGGGAAGAACCATCAAGCCTGATGAGATAAATGAAGTTGTAAATGAAATCTTTGTCTCTTCGACATCGAAAGCCTCTGATCAGTGA
- the LOC113732437 gene encoding beta-glucosidase 11 isoform X1: MWKQKQRSLMDSSAPLIILLMLLMLLQLLAVMAIARVENFTRSDFPVDFIFGAGSSAFQVEGAAREDGRTPSIWDTFVYANKGLSHGASGDIACDQYHKYKEDVQHMVDTGLEAYRFSISWSRLIPDGRGRVNPKGLEYYNNLINELLMHGIQPHVTLFHFDTPQVLEDEYGGWLSRKIVNDFTAYADVCFKEFGDRVLYWTTINEGNVFAMGGYDNGISPPGRCSFPFGLNCSKGNSITEPYIAGHNMLLAHSSAVKLYYKKHKATQHGFVGLNIYAPWFSPYSNATEDIIATQRAIDFYIGWFLHPMVFGDYPDIIKKNAGTKIPALTPRESRLLKGSFDFIGLNHYLTLYVKDSPSSLNVNIRDIVADMGLSTLGMCRTCAVSLHFEPEDAPDNQNDDTSSSLSGILEYLRNVYANLPTYIHENGKGTERNGTLNDTSRVKYMYSYIRTLLDAIKNGSNTKGYFLWSLLDGFEPIGGYTTSFGLYYVDLDDKQLKRYPKLSAHWYSNFLKGRTIKPDEINEVVNEIFVSSTSKASDQ, encoded by the exons ATGTGGAAACAGAAACAGAGGAGTCTTATGGATTCTTCTGCTCCTCTGATTATACTGCTAATGTTGCTAATGCTGTTGCAACTTCTGGCTGTAATGGCAATAGCCAGAGTGGAGAATTTTACAAGATCAGACTTCCCAGTTGACTTTATCTTTGGTGCCGGCAGTTCAGCATTTCAA GTAGAGGGGGCTGCCCGTGAAGATGGAAGGACGCCTAGCATTTGGGATACCTTCGTTTATGCCAATAAGG GGCTTTCTCATGGAGCCTCCGGAGACATAGCTTGTGATCAGTATCACAAATACAAG GAAGATGTTCAACACATGGTAGACACAGGTCTGGAGGCTTACAGATTCTCTATTTCCTGGTCAAGACTTATTCCTG ATGGAAGAGGCCGTGTCAACCCCAAAGGTTTAGAATATTACAACAATCTTATTAATGAACTCCTAATGCATG GAATTCAGCCACATGTCACGCTTTTTCACTTTGATACCCCTCAAGTTCTTGAAGATGAATATGGGGGATGGCTCAGTCGGAAGATAGT GAACGACTTTACCGCCTATGCTGATGTGTGCTTCAAGGAATTTGGAGACAGGGTTCTGTATTGGACTACCATAAATGAGGGTAATGTATTTGCCATGGGTGGTTATGATAATGGAATCTCACCCCCAGGGCGCTGCTCTTTTCCATTTGGACTGAACTGCTCCAAGGGTAATTCCATAACTGAGCCATATATTGCTGGTCACAACATGTTGCTGGCACATTCATCTGCTGTGAAGCTATACTACAAAAAGCATAAG GCGACTCAACATGGTTTTGTGGGACTAAACATCTACGCTCCTTGGTTTTCTCCATATTCTAATGCTACAGAAGATATAATTGCAACTCAAAGAGCCATTGATTTTTACATTGGTTG GTTTCTCCATCCAATGGTGTTTGGAGACTATCCTGACATCATAAAGAAGAATGCTGGCACAAAGATTCCAGCGCTAACTCCACGTGAATCTAGGCTACTTAAGGGCTCATTCGACTTTATAGGGCTGAACCATTATTTAACACTCTACGTCAAGGACAGTCCTAGCAGCCTTAATGTGAATATCAGGGACATAGTTGCTGATATGGGATTAAGCACTCTGGGTATGTGTCGCACATGTGCTGTGAGCTTGCATT tTGAGCCAGAAGATGCACCAGATAATCAG AATGATGATACATCATCCAGTCTATCCGGAATTCTGGAGTATCTCAGGAATGTATATGCCAATTTGCCTACTTATATCCATGAAAATG GTAAAGGAACTGAGCGCAATGGAACACTAAACGACACATCAAGGGTGAAATATATGTATTCATATATCAGGACCTTGCTTGATGCTATAAA AAATGGATCAAATACAAAAGGGTACTTCCTCTGGTCTTTGCTAGATGGTTTCGAGCCAATAGGCGGCTATACAACCAGCTTCGGCCTGTACTACGTTGATTTGGACGACAAGCAATTGAAAAGATACCCAAAGCTCTCAGCACACTGGTACTCCAATTTCCTCAAGGGAAGAACCATCAAGCCTGATGAGATAAATGAAGTTGTAAATGAAATCTTTGTCTCTTCGACATCGAAAGCCTCTGATCAGTGA